GTCTGGGCTCATGCATATTCCACTATCATCAGAGTGGTTCTCATCCTCTTTCTCAGACTTGGTGATCACCACCACAACAGTGGGGTACTCCcgctttctttctccttccagaaCATCCACTTCGCTTCCTAGTTCTAAACTAAATGAGTGGTCTGAAGTGGAAGTCAGAGAccctggggagaggggaaaagacCAAAGGGAAGCCAATGGGGCCATTGGATCTGCTCCAACGGGGGATTCGGGGAGATGGGTGATTATGTTATTCAGTGGAAGTTCTTTGTTGTGAAATTCCTGGATGGTAGCATTAAATAGATCACACGTGTCTTCCAACGTGGCCATCAGCTCGTCTGGTGAGACGGTGGCTTCCAGATGTTCCATACCTAACAGGGCATCAAAATCAAATTCCTTCAGATCCATCTTCTCCACCATCCACTCCATGCCAGAGAAGGCATCCTCTGcacaatacagaaaataaattaccacTTCAGTAAACCATCACGCAGTGCAACTAAAGCTTATGAAAACAATCTATGAGTTCATCATCTCAGCATCTTTCCTCTCTTGTGTATTGTAGCACAAAGAGTGTAccatcaggaaaaaatactttcattaatCTCCTAAAAACTGCAGGTACAATGTAATCAGCTCTTGTGACATTCCAACCCCCTTATTTAAGTACCAGAAGAATTCAGGGACATTCACAACACATAACTATGCTTTCTTATTGTTACCTCTGCCAAGAAACCGTACCACTGACAGCTGCCATGCTATTCTAAGGCAAACACAAGAGGCACATTACTATAACCAGCAACCATGTGTAGGATAAGCAGTGTAGTGTACACTCTTTCCAAGCCCAGGTTACACACGTGAGATTGCCTTCAGATTTAAGAAAACCTAGCAGTTTAATTTCAACTTAAATGTTGTGGCACTATATAACGGATGCCCTTTACGAAAATAAGTAATACCTTACCCTGACTGCTATCTATGGTGTTGCCTAAACTGTCCACAGCAAGCCAATTGGAGGAGACTGCCTTAGCCTTGTCGCTGGAGAACCCATGCGAACCGAGGGGCTCGGCCACCTCCAGGTAGTCATCTAGGAGTCCCAGACTTTCCTCAGCCACCGAACACGGCTGGCTGAAGGGGGATATTGAATCCCCCAACAGCATCTCGTTGTTCAAGAAGCTCATTTTCGTCAGCTTTTAATGCTTTGACGTCGAAGGATGTGGACACGTAGAAGGTTTTTTCGTCGACTACAGCAATGCTGCTGTGCGGTGCCGTGAAAAACCTGCGAACAGAACTTACACTCATCAGTATTTGGTTTGACCAACATAGTAGCCTTTTCTACCGGGGCACCCCAGCGAACACGGCGGAACTCCACAGATTATGTCACTTCTTTATTTCTGGGCTGCAGCGCGTCCCCCGCCTCCCTCGGGGCCGGCCCCGCCCACCGCCGCCATTTCGCGCTCCCGCCGCCATTTTGTGTCCTGCCACGTTTCCACCGCGGCTCCAGCGCCGCGCAGGGCTGCGCCCCGGTGGCCGGGGCAGACTTAACGCTACATTACTACAATACTTACTCGTCTGGCTCCGCTAGTAATGTTAATAACCCCCATCCATCTATCTGCGATTCCAGCACGTAATCCTTAGACTCAGAACCCTACCACCGCTAATGCCCCATTTTCCCTTACATACAGCAGCGCTTTCCCTCGAGAGAGCTAAGAAACCCTCGTTGGAAAAGTCCCTGTACGCCCATaaaaatcccagagaaaaaATACTACGTAATAAAATGCCAGATTTTTTCGAAAGCAAGGTTTTTCGAACCATGGGAAACCTAGACGCTCCTCGTAAATTCCTTCGAAATGGCATTTCCTGCTATTTCTGACACTCGCCGCACCCGGGGGGTACTGAGCTCTAGAAAGGTCTCCCCACCTCGCACCCATTTTGGCGTAACTATGTAATAAAGTATAAATTTGGTATACCTAGGGATTTCCCCCCGCTCCCCGTGAGATACGAACTAACACAACACGCGCAACAAACCCACCCAAAAGGCCCATTTCAAGAAGAGGGCGCTTATGAACACACAGAAGAGGGAGCAGCCGTCCCTCACACACGATACTCACGCCATGGTTGCAGATGCCGGGGATGTGCTGaggccgccgccgctgctgctgcgcCTGCTGCACTGGCCGATGCCGCCGCTGGCCCTGCCGCCTTAATGAGCCATGGCGGCCAGGGGAGTGGGGCGGGGGGGGTGGCTGCTCGAATCCGCGCCGCGCAGGAGGTGCTGCGCACACTGACAGAGGCACGCACACAACCTTCTGCTCCGGCGACAGGAAACAATGAGGTGGCACGCGCGCCGCTCCGCTTTTATATACGAGACGCCTTTCCAGACACGCTGCAGCGATGAGGTATCCTTCCGCCAAGCGTCACCTGCCTgtcaccagcagctcagggccTATGGCCTGTCTTTGTGGGCTTCTCTCCTGCCGTTCTGCTAGGAGTTAAAACACAGGAGCCGCCGACAAGACACCACAGCCCCACGACGGGACAGTCAAGAAGGGACTATATGATGTATACATGCGCGCTTGACACCCCCACTTCGGGTGCGGCTGTGCCACGTGACCGGAGAGACTGAGGACGCTCCCCCCGCGGGGAGCGTTGGGGGGGAAATTTTACCCGCCAACACAGACGCGGAGCTCGCGCGGAATACGTCACGCAGCTCACCACGTGGGAAAGGCGGCGCTCATTGGCTACCGGGAGAGTGGTTCACGTGCCCCGTGAGCTGTGATTGGCCAGGGCTCGGAGGAGACCAATGTGGAGGCGGAggggagcagaaggagcagcgGGGTGGAGAAATGGCGGCTGGCCGGGGAGGGGGAAACAAGGATGGTGCTGGGAACGGGTCGAGAACGAGCGGCCGGGCGGGGAAATGGCGCCCGCCGACGGCAGCCTTGCGTTTCCCCTGACATGCCCCTCTCGAAGCAGTGTGTGCTCCCCACTTCGATTTCCAACGGCTCCTTTTGTTCGCCACACAAAGCCCCGCTGAGGTCAGGAGGGAACTGGCGGCTGCGACCCAGGCTGAGGCGCTGGCATGGCGCCCCTGAGGCGGCGGCAGCCTGCCATGGCTTCCTGCTCCCTTAGATAACGCgctgccttccctccctgcctgccccacacATGGAGCGCGTAGATTAGGGGCTCTCCGGGGCTGTTGGTGTGCGTGCAGGACGGCGTCTGCCGGCAGCCTGCCGGCCTCACGGCGGCCATGGCGCCGCACCGACGCTGAGAGGCTTCTGAGGAGCGCGGCTGCAGAGCCGCGCTGCCGGGCAGCCGACAGTATCAGTCAAGCTAGTGCCTTCAACCCATGCAAGGGCTGAAAATTAAGTTGGTTATTCCACAGCTGAGGAATAAAAATGTCGTCTCCTGCCGTGCAGTTCCATGCTGATGCAGTTGCTTCTCTTTGCAGACACCGTTCGACTGGTGTGAGCATTAATTGATCACCTATAGAGCCTCGCGGCTACAAAGGGCAGTGTCACCTTGGGTAGCTTTCAAAGTGCGATTTTGCATTTTATCTGACCCAAATCAGCTCGCTTCTAGGAAAGAAGTCAGAACTCTTTCCCTACGCAGTTCCTGCTAAACAGTTCCACCATCTGGCCTGGCCCCCACTGAGACAGCTCACAGCAAGAAACTCACAGGGGTCAACAGTTTTCCACTGGCTTCGGTTCCTTCATCATCCTTTCAATGGGCTCACACAAGCTCTGGACAGCTCTGGTGAGCTGGGAGTTTCAATACCTGTGTCATTCCTCACTGTGTCAGAGTTACCCAGCTTCAAAAGGTTGATTTTTCTACTTTGCCAGCCTCACAGCACCATcagctctgagagctgcagtAGGACTTTGCTTTTTCAAGCATCATCGTCCTGCAGCTCAACTTGCTCTCAGCTACTTCTGGAAAAGGCTCCACTGTTTTCCAGTTCAGGCCTCAGTAGTATTTGGGTAAAGCCATAGCCATTGCCTTCTTTGCTCAGGTCTAACTGCCTGGAATGTCTTAAAAAACTGGTTGATGATTTGCAAAGACAGAATGTGAcccaatttttccttttagcagTCTGGTCTTAGCACTGTCACTACAAAGCAGAGTATGTCACTGTATGACATCTGTAATGTGAACACTGGCTGCTGAATTAAAAAGGGCAATTTTCCCTACCTGTTGGTTTGTTgctattttgttttgattggttggttttggttctttctttctttatttctttgcaagCACATATTTTGAGATGACTCATTAAAATagagaaggcagagaaaaatgtcCTCTAATGCCAACAAACACCACTGTAGC
The Motacilla alba alba isolate MOTALB_02 chromosome 1A, Motacilla_alba_V1.0_pri, whole genome shotgun sequence genome window above contains:
- the ATF4 gene encoding cyclic AMP-dependent transcription factor ATF-4, with product MSFLNNEMLLGDSISPFSQPCSVAEESLGLLDDYLEVAEPLGSHGFSSDKAKAVSSNWLAVDSLGNTIDSSQEDAFSGMEWMVEKMDLKEFDFDALLGMEHLEATVSPDELMATLEDTCDLFNATIQEFHNKELPLNNIITHLPESPVGADPMAPLASLWSFPLSPGSLTSTSDHSFSLELGSEVDVLEGERKREYPTVVVVITKSEKEDENHSDDSGICMSPDSYLGTPQHSPTNSVGSPNSNQFPADAPCGSVRSKPYDHPAEKVVSAKVKGEKKIDKKLKKMEQNKTAATRYRQKKRAEQEALSGECRELEQKNQALKEKADSLSKEIQYLKDLIEEVRKAKGKRARVPE